The proteins below are encoded in one region of Streptomyces sp. NBC_00490:
- a CDS encoding bacterial proteasome activator family protein produces MEMPRNERSPEQPQILVVGQDGMALGGTGDEDSREIPVTEMVEQPAKVMRIGSMIKQLLEEVRAAPLDEASRVRLKEIHRSSVKELEDGLAPELVEELERLSLPFTDGATPSDAELRIAQAQLVGWLEGLFHGIQTTLFAQQMAARAQLEQMRRALPPGVGHDGEDGPAAGRSGGPYL; encoded by the coding sequence ATGGAGATGCCGAGGAACGAACGGTCGCCCGAGCAGCCCCAGATCCTGGTCGTTGGCCAGGACGGAATGGCGCTCGGCGGCACCGGGGACGAGGACTCCCGCGAGATTCCGGTGACGGAGATGGTGGAACAGCCCGCCAAGGTCATGCGGATCGGCAGCATGATCAAGCAGCTTCTGGAGGAAGTGCGAGCGGCTCCCCTGGACGAGGCGAGCCGGGTCCGGCTCAAGGAGATCCACCGCAGCTCGGTGAAGGAGCTGGAGGACGGCCTGGCCCCTGAGCTGGTCGAGGAGCTGGAGCGGCTCTCCCTGCCCTTCACGGACGGGGCGACCCCGAGCGATGCCGAACTGCGGATCGCGCAGGCCCAGTTGGTCGGCTGGCTGGAGGGTCTCTTCCACGGGATCCAGACCACCCTGTTCGCCCAGCAGATGGCCGCGCGGGCGCAGTTGGAGCAGATGCGGCGGGCGCTGCCGCCCGGCGTCGGCCATGACGGCGAGGACGGCCCCGCGGCGGGCCGTTCGGGCGGCCCCTACCTGTAA
- a CDS encoding dihydrolipoamide acetyltransferase family protein: MTTMTEASVREFKMPDVGEGLTEAEILKWYVKPGDEVTDGQVVCEVETAKAAVELPIPYDGVVRDLHFPEGTTVAVGMSIIAVDVSGGAAPAEAPAPAAEPEPEPEKKPEGRQPVLVGYGVAASSTKRRPRKGPQVPVQEPAPVQETPAVIRTELNGHGAPVAALTERPLAKPPVRKLAKDLGVDLTTIVPSGPDGIITREDVHAAAAPEPAVVETPTPTAAPAQAPAPVPTYDTARETRIPVKGVRKATAAAMVGSAFTAPHVTEFVTVDVTRTLKLVEELKQDKEMQGLRVNPLLLIAKALLVAIKRNPDVNASWDEANQEIVQKHYVNLGIAAATPRGLIVPNIKDAHAKTLPQLAQALGELVVTAKDGKTSPAAMQGGTVTITNVGVFGVDTGTPILNPGESAILAVGAIKLQPWVHKGKVKPRQVTTLALSFDHRLVDGELGSKVLADVAAILEQPKRLITWA, translated from the coding sequence GTGACGACGATGACGGAAGCGTCCGTACGCGAGTTCAAGATGCCGGACGTGGGCGAGGGCCTCACCGAGGCCGAGATCCTCAAGTGGTACGTCAAGCCCGGTGACGAGGTCACCGACGGCCAGGTGGTGTGCGAGGTCGAGACCGCCAAGGCGGCCGTCGAACTGCCCATCCCCTACGACGGTGTCGTCCGGGACCTCCACTTCCCCGAGGGCACCACGGTCGCCGTGGGCATGTCGATCATCGCGGTGGACGTGTCGGGCGGGGCGGCTCCCGCCGAGGCACCGGCGCCCGCCGCCGAACCCGAGCCCGAGCCCGAGAAGAAGCCCGAGGGCCGCCAGCCCGTACTCGTCGGGTACGGCGTCGCCGCGTCCTCGACCAAGCGGCGCCCCCGCAAGGGCCCCCAGGTCCCGGTCCAGGAGCCCGCGCCGGTCCAGGAGACCCCGGCCGTGATCCGGACCGAGCTGAACGGGCACGGGGCACCGGTGGCGGCGCTCACGGAGCGCCCGCTGGCCAAGCCGCCGGTGCGCAAGCTGGCCAAGGACCTCGGCGTCGACCTGACGACGATCGTCCCGTCCGGCCCCGACGGCATCATCACCCGCGAGGACGTCCACGCGGCGGCGGCCCCGGAGCCGGCGGTCGTCGAGACGCCGACGCCCACCGCGGCCCCCGCCCAGGCGCCCGCGCCCGTACCGACGTACGACACGGCCAGGGAGACCCGTATCCCGGTCAAGGGCGTCCGCAAGGCGACGGCGGCGGCGATGGTCGGCTCGGCGTTCACCGCGCCGCACGTCACGGAGTTCGTGACCGTCGACGTGACGCGCACGTTGAAGCTCGTCGAGGAGCTCAAGCAGGACAAGGAGATGCAGGGGCTGCGGGTGAACCCGCTGCTGCTGATCGCCAAGGCCCTGCTGGTCGCCATCAAGCGGAACCCGGACGTCAACGCGTCCTGGGACGAGGCGAACCAGGAGATCGTGCAGAAGCACTACGTGAACCTGGGCATCGCCGCGGCCACCCCGCGCGGTCTGATCGTGCCGAACATCAAGGACGCGCACGCCAAGACGCTGCCGCAGCTGGCTCAGGCGCTGGGTGAGCTGGTGGTGACGGCGAAGGACGGGAAGACCTCGCCCGCCGCCATGCAGGGCGGCACCGTCACCATCACCAACGTCGGCGTCTTCGGCGTCGACACCGGTACGCCGATCCTCAACCCCGGCGAGTCCGCGATCCTCGCGGTCGGCGCGATCAAGCTCCAGCCGTGGGTCCACAAGGGCAAGGTGAAGCCGCGTCAGGTGACGACGCTGGCGCTCTCCTTCGACCACCGGCTGGTCGACGGCGAACTGGGCTCCAAGGTGCTGGCGGACGTGGCGGCGATCCTGGAGCAGCCGAAGCGGCTGATCACCTGGGCGTGA